The sequence below is a genomic window from Thalassobaculum sp. OXR-137.
CGGAGCTGACCGGAACGTGAGCACGACCGCCGAGGTCCTGCGCGACCGCGAGGCGAAGGGCGTCGCCCTGTTCATCACCCTGGAGATCGTCGGCCTCGCCGCCCTCACCGCCGGCATCCTGCTGTTCGTGTCCCGGGCCATGCCGCTGTCGGTGCTGGCGGTCTCGCTGCCGGGCATTCTCGTGCTGGCCGGGCTTCTGTTTCGGGTACGCCGTCGGCGGTGGGTGACCCGGGCCGGTCTGGTGGCCGTCCTGGTGTCGATCCTCGCCACCGGGCCGTTCGTGTTTCTGGAGTGGGAGGGAACCGGAACCGCCGCCGCCTATCTGGCGAAGACCGGTTATCCCATGGGCCTGATCCTGCTGGTTCTGACCGCCACGACCCTCCAGCCGATCTATCCCGCCATCGTCACGGTTCTGCTGGCGCTGTTCCACGGGCTCCTGATCGGTCTCGCTCTGGACGATCCGAGCACCGTGCTTGCGACTCTCGCCACCTGGCAGGAGCATGTGATGGGACCGGCCCTGCATCTAGGCCGGACGGCGAACGAGATGGCCTTCCTGCTGGCCACCGGCGCGATCGTCACCTTCTCCACCTGGATCGCCCGGCGCACGGTCATGTCCGCCGCCCGTCTGGAACAGGCGGCGGGGCAACTCAGCCGGTACTTCTCGCCGGAGGTGGCGGAGCGCGTGGCGACGGCCGATCCCGACTTCCTGCGTCCGGGCGGCAGCCTGCGCTTCGTCGCGGTGCTGGTGTCCGATATCGGCGGCTTCACCGCTCTGTCCGCCTCAATCGGGCCGGACGCGACCATGCGGTTTCTGGCCGACTACCAGAAGCGGATGACCGAGGTGATCTTCCGTAACGGCGGCTCGGTCGACAAGTTCATCGGCGACGGCATCCTCGCCACCTTCGGGGCCACCGGGACGATGCCCTCGCCCTGCGAGCGCGCAGTCGCCACCGCCCAGGGAATGATGGCGGCGCTGCACGACCTGAACGCCGACCGCGCCGCCGCCGGCGAGCCGCCGGTCACCCACCGCATCGGCGTGCACGCCGGCGAGGCGATGGTCGGCAATGTCGGCAGCGAGGACCGACTTGAGTTCACGGTGATCGGCGACGTGGTCAATCTGACGAACCGGATCGAGCAGGCCTGCAAGCAGACCGGCGATGCGGTGCTGCTGTCGCGCGCCGTGCTGGAGGCCTGTCCCGACGTGACGGGGACGTCCCGCGGGTGCGTGCCGCTTCCCGGCGTCGAGACGCCGCCGGAGCTCTTCGCCCTGACGCCTCCGGCCGACCGGGAGACCGCATGACGTCCCTGCGCCTGATCGCCCTGGATTGGCGGCTGTTGGCGTTCGGCTTTCTGATGTCGTTCTCCTCCAGCTTCGGACAGACCTACTTCATCTCCCTGTTCTCCGCCGAATTCCGGGAGGCGTTCGACCTCACCCATGGTGGGTTCGGCAGCCTCTATTCGGCGGCGACGCTGACCAGCGGGATCCTGCTGCTCTGGGCAGGAGGGCTGATCGACCGGTTCGACCTGCGGCTGTTCGGCGCTTTCGTGCTGGTCGGCATCGCCGCGGCCTCCGCCTTCGCCTCGGCGACGGCCGGGCCGGCGACCCTGGTGGTCGTGCTCTTTCTGCTGCGATTCTTCGGCCAGGGGCTGGCGAGCCACACGGCGGTCACAGCCGTCGCCCGGTATGCGGAGCCCGGGGTGCGCGGCCGGTCGGTCAGCCTCGCCGCGCTCGGCTTTCCGGTCGGCGAGGCGATCTGGCCGACCGCGGCGGTCGCGCTGATCGCGCTGATCGGCTGGCGCTGGACCTATGGCGCGGCCGGGCTTCTGGCGCTGCTGGTGTTCCTGCCGGTCGCCATGGTCCTGCTGGCGACCCACGGACGGCGCCACGCCGACCTGATGGCGAAGACGGTCGACGACGGGACCGATGGCGGGCTGCGTCAATGGACCCGCGGGGAGGTGATGCGCGATCCCACATTCCTGTGGTCGCTGACGGCGGTGCTGGCGCCCTCCTTCATCGTCACCGGCATCCTGTTCCACCAGGTCCATCTGACGGAAACCAAGGGGTGGGATCTGTCGGTCTTCGCGACCGGCTACGTCGCCTACGCCGCCTGTCAGATCGCCGTCGCCCTGGTCACCGGTCCGGCCATCGACCGGATCGGCGCCCGCCGCGTGGCCCGGGTCTATCTGGCGCCCATGGTGATCGGGCTGGTGCTGCTCGGCGTGTCGGACACGGTCTGGTCCGGCCTGATCTTTCTCGCCATGTGCGGGGCGACGTCGGGTGCGTCCTCGACCCTGCTCGGCACCTTGTGGGCGGAGATCTACGGCGTTCGGCATCTGGGGGCGATCCGCGCGCTGGTGACGGCCTGCTCGGTGGTCTCCAGCGCCCTGTCGCCGGCGCTCATGGGCTGGGGCCTAGATGCGGGGATCGCCATCGACGCGATCGCCCTGGCTTGCGCCGTCTACGTGGTCCTGGGCATCGGCGTCCTCTGGGTGCTGTTCACCCGCCGCGGGATCGCCTCCGGCCGATAGACTCCGGCAGATATCCCATTGCCAAACCGACCCCCGAGCCGCTCTCATCCCGGCTCTTTTCTGTTTCGGAGGATGACATGGCGAAGGCCTACTGGATTTCCGCGTATCGCAAGGTGAAGGACGCCGACAAGCTCGCCGCCTATGCCAAGCTGGCCGGCCCGGCGATCACCGCCGGCGGCGGCACCTTCCTGGCCCGCGGCATGCCGGCCAAGACCTACGAGGCCGGTCTGGCCGAACGCACGGTCCTGATCGAGTTCCCCAGCGTCGAGGCGGCTGTCGCCACCCATGACAGCCCGGCCTACAAGGAAGCGTTGGACGCGCTGGGCGACGGCGCCGAGCGCGACATGCGGATCGTCGAGGGTGCGGAGTAACGCGACCCCCGCGGTACCGACCCTCCGGGCCCGTCCTGCGGCGGTTGCCGCCATTGACGGGTCCGGCTCCGTCGGCTATCCGGCGCTCCGTGACTTCTGACGCACCCATTCTGTTCATCGGCGGCCTTGGCGGCTCCGGGACCCGAGCGGTTGCCGGCACCATGATGGCGCTCGGCTACTACGCGGGCGGCTGCCTGAACGGCGCCAACGACAACCTGATCTTCACCGAACTGTTCAAGCGCCCCGACTGGGTCCGCGACGGGGCGACGCCGAAGGCGATCGACCGGCGGCTGGCACTGTTCGAGCAGGTGATGCGCAAGGGGGTGGGGGCGATGTCCTGCCTGCGCTGGCCGGGGCTGCTGAAGTTCCGGGCCGGGCAGGGACGCGGGCTTGCC
It includes:
- a CDS encoding adenylate/guanylate cyclase domain-containing protein; its protein translation is MSTTAEVLRDREAKGVALFITLEIVGLAALTAGILLFVSRAMPLSVLAVSLPGILVLAGLLFRVRRRRWVTRAGLVAVLVSILATGPFVFLEWEGTGTAAAYLAKTGYPMGLILLVLTATTLQPIYPAIVTVLLALFHGLLIGLALDDPSTVLATLATWQEHVMGPALHLGRTANEMAFLLATGAIVTFSTWIARRTVMSAARLEQAAGQLSRYFSPEVAERVATADPDFLRPGGSLRFVAVLVSDIGGFTALSASIGPDATMRFLADYQKRMTEVIFRNGGSVDKFIGDGILATFGATGTMPSPCERAVATAQGMMAALHDLNADRAAAGEPPVTHRIGVHAGEAMVGNVGSEDRLEFTVIGDVVNLTNRIEQACKQTGDAVLLSRAVLEACPDVTGTSRGCVPLPGVETPPELFALTPPADRETA
- a CDS encoding MFS transporter; its protein translation is MTSLRLIALDWRLLAFGFLMSFSSSFGQTYFISLFSAEFREAFDLTHGGFGSLYSAATLTSGILLLWAGGLIDRFDLRLFGAFVLVGIAAASAFASATAGPATLVVVLFLLRFFGQGLASHTAVTAVARYAEPGVRGRSVSLAALGFPVGEAIWPTAAVALIALIGWRWTYGAAGLLALLVFLPVAMVLLATHGRRHADLMAKTVDDGTDGGLRQWTRGEVMRDPTFLWSLTAVLAPSFIVTGILFHQVHLTETKGWDLSVFATGYVAYAACQIAVALVTGPAIDRIGARRVARVYLAPMVIGLVLLGVSDTVWSGLIFLAMCGATSGASSTLLGTLWAEIYGVRHLGAIRALVTACSVVSSALSPALMGWGLDAGIAIDAIALACAVYVVLGIGVLWVLFTRRGIASGR
- a CDS encoding DUF1330 domain-containing protein; protein product: MAKAYWISAYRKVKDADKLAAYAKLAGPAITAGGGTFLARGMPAKTYEAGLAERTVLIEFPSVEAAVATHDSPAYKEALDALGDGAERDMRIVEGAE